ATGTAGTCGATTCCCTCGGCGGCGGCGTCCTCGAGGTTTTCGCGCACGACCCGGCGGACCGCGTCGTAGTCGACCAAGATGCCGCGCAAGAGCTCGAAGCGGGCGAGGAATGCCAGCAGATCCGGCTTGGGCTCGGCGAGCTCGATGTGAGGCCGCAGGCCCTCTACCGTATCCGCCGGCAGGGCGATGCCGTGGCGTTGGCCGAGGTCGAGGATGGTCGAAACGCGGACATTGCCATCGAGGTGCCGATGGAGCTCCACCAAGGGTGTTCTCGGCGATTCTGCGGGCGTGCCGGTTGCGACCACGTTCTCTCCGCGGAGGGCGCCTCAGGCGCTCTCGGCTGCAGCGCCGAAGTTCGCCGCGTAGCGGTCCCAGAACTCCTCCGCCGAGTAGGCGTGACTCTGGGTGCCATAGCGCTCCACGACGTAGGCGGCGGCGACGCTCCCCATGCGTCCGCAGACGGACAGCGGCGCATCGCGCAGCAGGCCGGTGACGAAGCCCGAGCGGAAGGCGTCACCGGCGCCGGTGGGATCGACCATCTGCTCGATCTTGGCCGGCGGAATCTTGATCGAATTGCCGGCGGCATCGAGGATCTCGCTGCCTTCCTCGCCATAGGTCACCACCCAGTAGGTGGCGATCTCGCGCAGCTCTTCGGCACTGAGCTCGGTCTTCTCCTGGAAGACGGCGTACTCGTAGTCGTTGAGGATCACCATGTGGGCACCGCGGGCCGCCTCGAGCAAGGTTGGACCGTCCATCGCGATGACCTGGAAGGAGGGGTCGAAGATCAGCGGGATGCCGGCCTGGCGAGCTTCGTTGCAATGGCGCACCATGGCCTCCGGGTCATCCGGTGCGACCACGCAGTAGGCGGCGCCGCCGCGGCTCTCGGCGATCGCCTGCAGGCTGAGCTCCTTGGCCCGCGCCATGGCGCCGATGAAGAAGCCGGTGATCTGGTTGTCGGCCTGGTCGGTGGTGATGAAGCACGAGGCGGTGACCTCGTCCTCGTGG
This window of the Acidobacteriota bacterium genome carries:
- a CDS encoding carbohydrate kinase family protein; the encoded protein is MASSQAHSPSGRTVLVAGSIAFDQIMTFPGYFKDHILPDKIHMINLSFLVSDFRKQRGGCAGNIGYSMALLGETPRLVATAGADFDEYRQWLVEQGVLVDDVVTHEDEVTASCFITTDQADNQITGFFIGAMARAKELSLQAIAESRGGAAYCVVAPDDPEAMVRHCNEARQAGIPLIFDPSFQVIAMDGPTLLEAARGAHMVILNDYEYAVFQEKTELSAEELREIATYWVVTYGEEGSEILDAAGNSIKIPPAKIEQMVDPTGAGDAFRSGFVTGLLRDAPLSVCGRMGSVAAAYVVERYGTQSHAYSAEEFWDRYAANFGAAAESA